Proteins co-encoded in one Papaver somniferum cultivar HN1 chromosome 5, ASM357369v1, whole genome shotgun sequence genomic window:
- the LOC113282375 gene encoding E3 ubiquitin-protein ligase RGLG2-like has translation MGGKTSREESYFQQHPPFSTSSGTWEQHYPSQSNYGGTPQLHHGYAPQQPAYQPPQTAYAYPPAAQSQPPQPAYTYPPAAQSQPGNRKLDRRYSRIADNYNSLDEVTEALARAGLESSNLILGIDFTKSNEWTGKISFNRRSLHHIGDVKNPYEQAISIIGRTLSAFDEDNLIPCFGFGDALTHDQDVFSFYPEERLCNGFEEALSRYRELLPQIRLAGPTSFAPVIEMAMTIVEQSGGQYHVLVIIADGQVTRSVDTAHGQLSQQEQRTVEAIVKASEYPLSIILVGVGDGPWDMMKEFDDNIPARAFDNFQFVNFTEIMSKNMAESRKETEFALTALMEIPTQYKATTELNILGRRSGKSPQRIALPPPVYSSQPSHMSSFKQSSTLYDSSSFNSKAGSQQSAPPYPGPQMSMGTAPPESSSFDHQVCPICLSNPKDMAFGCGHQTCCECGQDLQLCPICRASIQTRIKLY, from the exons ATGGGAGGGAAGACTTCGAGAGAGGAGAGTTACTTTCAACAGCATCCGCCGTTTAGTACGAGTTCTGGTACTTGGGAACAACACTATCCATCTCAAAGCAATTACGGAGGTACACCACAGCTACATCATGGATATGCTCCACAACAACCTGCATATCAGCCGCCCCAAACAGCGTATGCATATCCTCCAGCAGCTCAGAGTCAACCACCGCAACCAGCATATACATATCCTCCAGCGGCTCAGAGTCAACCTGGAAATAGGAAGTTGGATCGGAGGTATTCGAGGATAGCTGATAATTATAATTCACTTGATGAG GTCACCGAGGCTCTTGCACGGGCTGGCCTCGAGTCATCAAATTTAATTCTCGGTATCGATTTCACAAAGAGCAACGAGTGGACAG GTAAAATTTCATTCAACCGACGAAGTTTGCATCACATCGGAGATGTTAAGAATCCGTACGAACAAGCAATCTCAATTATTGGAAGAACATTGTCTGCTTTTGATGAGGATAATTTGATACCCTGTTTTGGATTTGGAGACG CATTAACACATGATCAGGATGTGTTCAGTTTCTATCCAGAAGAAAGACTCTGCAATGGGTTTGAGGAAGCATTATCACGATATCGGGAATTACTCCCACAAATACGTTTGGCag GACCGACGTCATTTGCCCCTGTTATCGAAATGGCTATGACTATTGTCGAGCAAAGTGGGGGTCAGTACCATGTTTTGGTGATAATTGCTGATGGGCAG GTAACTAGAAGTGTTGACACTGCGCATGGGCAGCTAAGTCAGCAGGAGCAAAGGACTGTTGAAGCAATTGTAAAAGCGAG CGAGTACCCACTATCAATTATTTTAGTTGGGGTTGGAGATGGTCCTTGGGATATGATGAAGGAATTCGATGATAATATTCCTGCTCGGGCTTTCGATAATTTTCAA TTTGTGAACTTTACAGAGATTATGTCTAAGAACATGGCTGAATCTAGAAAAGAGACAGAGTTTGCGCTCACAGCTTTGATGGAGATTCCTACTCAATACAAAGCAACAACGGAACTTAACATATTGGG TCGTCGGTCAGGGAAGTCTCCCCAAAGGATTGCTCTTCCTCCACCTGTCTACAGTTCACAACCTTCGCACATGAGCAGTTTTAAGCAGAGTTCAACTTTATATGATTCATCTTCATTTAACTCGAAAGCTGGATCCCAGCAAAGTGCACCCCCATATCCGGGACCGCAAATGTCTATGGGCACAGCGCCACCTGAAAGTTCTTCTTTTGATCATCAG GTTTGTCCTATTTGCCTTAGCAACCCTAAGGATATGGCGTTCGGCTGTGGGCATCAG ACATGTTGTGAATGTGGGCAAGATTTGCAATTATGTCCAATTTGTCGAGCTTCTATACAAACCAGAATAAAGCTTTACTGA
- the LOC113277702 gene encoding uncharacterized protein LOC113277702 has product MSTFEMASINKLSYQRLIRNEGYEYDDYEEEEFERQTEKKRSWFKFKRLGSKKRTKLKIPGLRRFLRRKSRFFSSVRVSWCKVMRRLKESKSHMSDLFAGNYLLMQVNPTSFKSFNNKYNLANRGIHSFNPKYATARNFV; this is encoded by the coding sequence ATGTCTACCTTTGAAATGGCTTCAATCAACAAGTTATCATATCAAAGACTAATAAGAAATGAAGGGTATGAATATGATGATTACGAGGAGGAAGAATTTGAGAGACAAACTGAGAAGAAAAGAAGTTGGTTCAAGTTTAAAAGACTAGGAAGCAAGAAAAGAACTAAACTTAAAATTCCCGGATTGAGAAGGTTTTTGAGGAGGAAATCAAGATTTTTCTCTTCTGTTAGAGTTTCATGGTGCAAGGTAATGAGAAGACTGAAAGAGAGTAAATCACACATGAGTGATTTATTTGCTGGTAATTATTTGTTGATGCAAGTAAATCCTACTTCTTTCAAGTCATTTAACAACAAGTATAATTTGGCAAATCGTGGCATTCATAGCTTCAATCCAAAATACGCCACTGCTAGGAATTTTGTTTAA
- the LOC113282374 gene encoding aldehyde oxidase GLOX-like produces MVVLRKPFFVFNFCFITALLFFSLQHVGFTSAVSRPSKPRRRTPAAHTRAPGAYTRTPGAHATTPGTRPRLPGANTRSPRGNTRISGAKMGQWKVLLNSTGVVAMHMTLTPRNTVLMLDQTETGRSGYLLRGRRYRGAVCSSSNVHDSACWAHSVEYDINANKIRALPVQTDTWCSSGAFLSNGTLLQTGGHGNGYRRIRYFHPCTNRQCSWIQSSNSLMSNRWYASDQRLPSDRVIVVGGKDVFTYEFVPKFSRNERSFSLPFLQRTYDSGEDGNNLYPFLHLSSDGNLFIFANRDSILLDYRRNRVMKTYPRIPGDGARNYPSSGSSVMLPLNYKDGFQKVEVIVCGGSSKGAYEAARGGRFLKALNNCGRMVISGVNHKWEMEHMPAPRLLNDMILLPTGQILIINGARNGAGGWNNAVRPSLEPYLYSPKKKWGRRFSVLKATKIPRLYHSSALLLPDGRVLVAGGNPNRNYTFRNVAFPTELRLQAFTPHYMDRSYHSIRPSSVSINLQDSVRYGEDFTIIFRIVRTPGKVVNFNIYAPPFTTHSISMNQRMLRLRCKTMIRERSGWTNAVLVAPPNPVVAPSGYYMLTVVNEGIPSIAQWLKLDSI; encoded by the coding sequence ATGGTAGTACTGAGAAAacccttcttcgtcttcaatttctGTTTCATCACTGCTCTACTATTCTTTTCTCTGCAACATGTTGGTTTTACTAGTGCAGTTAGTAGACCATCAAAACCCAGGAGAAGAACACCAGCGGCTCACACAAGAGCACCAGGAGCTTACACAAGAACACCTGGAGCTCACGCCACAACACCAGGAACTCGCCCAAGATTGCCAGGAGCTAACACAAGATCGCCAAGAGGTAACACTAGAATATCTGGAGCTAAGATGGGGCAGTGGAAAGTTCTCCTCAACAGTACTGGTGTGGTTGCCATGCACATGACGTTAACCCCCCGAAACACGGTTTTGATGTTGGATCAGACGGAAACAGGTCGATCTGGTTACCTTCTACGTGGAAGAAGATATAGAGGGGCAGTTTGTTCTTCCTCAAATGTCCATGACTCCGCTTGCTGGGCTCACTCTGTTGAATATGATATTAATGCCAATAAGATCAGGGCATTACCAGTTCAGACTGATACATGGTGTTCCTCTGGTgcctttttgagcaatggaacTCTTCTTCAGACTGGTGGACATGGTAATGGTTATCGAAGAATCCGATACTTCCACCCTTGCACAAATCGCCAATGCAGTTGGATACAATCAAGTAACTCCTTGATGAGTAATCGATGGTATGCTTCAGATCAGAGGCTTCCATCAGACCGAGTTATTGTTGTTGGTGGAAAAGATGTTTTCACTTATGAATTCGTGCCTAAATTTTCTCGGAACgagagatctttttctcttcCTTTCTTACAAAGGACATACGATAGCGGGGAAGATGGAAACAATCTATACCcttttcttcatctttcttcaGATGGTAATTTATTCATCTTCGCGAACCGTGACTCCATTCTTTTGGATTATAGGCGAAATAGAGTGATGAAGACCTATCCTAGAATACCTGGGGATGGAGCTAGGAACTACCCGAGTTCAGGTTCTTCGGTAATGCTCCCTCTAAATTACAAGGATGGGTTTCAAAAGGTTGAAGTTATCGTATGTGGGGGTTCCTCCAAAGGAGCTTATGAAGCTGCAAGAGGTGGAAGATTCCTCAAGGCTCTCAATAATTGTGGAAGAATGGTGATTTCAGGGGTGAATCACAAGTGGGAAATGGAACATATGCCTGCACCTCGCCTTTTAAACGACATGATTTTACTTCCAACAGGCCAGATATTGATTATAAATGGAGCCAGAAATGGAGCTGGTGGATGGAATAATGCGGTACGCCCTTCCCTTGAGCCATACCTCTATAGCCCAAAGAAGAAATGGGGTCGTAGGTTTTCTGTTCTCAAGGCTACAAAAATACCTAGACTTTATCACTCTTCAGCTCTTCTTCTTCCTGATGGAAGGGTTTTAGTTGCAGGAGGGAACCCAAATAGGAATTATACATTTAGAAATGTAGCTTTTCCAACTGAATTAAGGTTGCAGGCCTTCACTCCGCACTATATGGATCGCTCGTACCATTCGATAAGACCTAGTAGCGTGTCAATAAACCTTCAGGACAGTGTCAGGTACGGGGAAGACTTTACCATCATATTCAGGATTGTAAGGACACCTGGGAAGGTGGTGAATTTCAATATATATGCGCCACCATTCACGACACACTCGATATCAATGAATCAGAGGATGTTGAGGTTAAGGTGCAAGACTATGATTAGAGAAAGAAGCGGATGGACTAATGCAGTTTTAGTAGCACCACCTAATCCTGTTGTTGCACCTTCTGGTTACTATATGCTCACTGTTGTCAATGAAGGAATCCCTAGTATAGCTCAGTGGCTTAAGTTAGATAGCATATGA
- the LOC113279423 gene encoding uncharacterized protein LOC113279423 yields the protein MEDDVQDVVKEISQTEFNISESDQIFWKSGATSKFSMKDTYIAISDHMPNPIWKHLVWFKNHIPMHSFMTWLALLKRLKTKSKLCKWGTISDSTCILCGTDEESENHLFHECHFSSEIWRGLLLKMGIIKDLESSWDEEIN from the coding sequence ATGGAAGATGATGTCCAAGATGTTGTGAAGGAAATATCCCAGACTGAGTTCAACATTTCAGAGAGTGATCAAATTTTCTGGAAATCAGGAGCTACAAGTAAATTTTCTATGAAAGATACTTACATTGCAATATCTGATCATATGCCTAACCCTATTTGGAAGCATTTAGTTTGGTTTAAAAACCACATTCCTATGCACTCCTTTATGACTTGGTTAGCTCTCCTTAAAAGACTGAAAACAAAGAGTAAATTATGTAAATGGGGAACTATATCTGATTCCACTTGCATATTATGTGGAACTGATGAGGAGTCTGAAAACCATTTGTTCCATGAGTGTCACTTTTCTTCTGAAATTTGGAGAGGTCTGCTTCTTAAAATGGGGATTATAAAGGATCTTGAAAGCTCTTGGGATGAAGAAATAAACTAG